One genomic segment of Vibrio quintilis includes these proteins:
- a CDS encoding GIY-YIG nuclease family protein: protein MRIFFADGSPAGLRQVEVGNWSGLALACPRTRFSELVDWPESQRPGVYFLLEKASGEEGNQVYIGESENILKRLASHDRDREFWNEVIIFTSKDENLTKSHIKYLEARLIELTQSAARYTLENGNNATKSCLPRADRSDMEGYIDFIQLVLGSLGHKLLEPISKISVETKNDVDSVSQYELSFEVNKLTATGRMVDDGFLLLKGSLVVEKSSQSMPGKVRHIKQTWIENGTLKSEGNGYLLTQDKLLSSSSYAASFVAGSSRSGPQSWKTSAGENLKDLEARLLGQS, encoded by the coding sequence ATGCGCATTTTTTTCGCAGATGGCAGTCCGGCAGGGCTGCGACAAGTGGAGGTCGGTAATTGGTCGGGGCTGGCGTTAGCTTGCCCACGGACGCGGTTTTCTGAGTTGGTTGACTGGCCGGAATCTCAACGCCCCGGCGTGTATTTTTTACTGGAGAAAGCTTCCGGTGAAGAAGGAAATCAGGTGTATATCGGTGAGTCTGAAAATATCCTCAAACGGCTGGCGAGTCATGATCGGGATCGGGAATTCTGGAATGAAGTGATTATCTTCACCAGCAAGGATGAAAACCTGACTAAATCGCATATCAAATACCTTGAGGCGAGGCTGATAGAACTGACCCAATCAGCAGCGCGTTATACGCTAGAGAATGGTAATAATGCGACGAAATCGTGCCTGCCACGCGCTGATAGGTCAGATATGGAAGGATATATCGATTTCATTCAACTGGTACTTGGCAGTTTGGGACACAAGTTGTTAGAGCCCATCTCAAAAATTTCGGTCGAGACAAAAAATGATGTTGACTCTGTCTCGCAATATGAACTGTCTTTTGAAGTCAATAAACTGACTGCAACAGGTCGGATGGTAGATGATGGTTTTCTGTTACTTAAAGGATCTCTGGTAGTAGAAAAGTCTTCTCAGAGTATGCCCGGTAAAGTGCGACACATTAAACAAACATGGATTGAGAACGGTACGCTTAAAAGTGAAGGAAATGGATATTTACTGACACAGGATAAACTCTTGAGCTCATCTTCTTATGCCGCTTCATTTGTCGCTGGTAGTAGTCGAAGCGGTCCGCAAAGTTGGAAAACTTCGGCAGGGGAAAACCTCAAAGATTTGGAAGCAAGGCTGTTGGGGCAATCTTGA
- a CDS encoding HNH endonuclease: MTLEHYTDKFSRLNMDTKGTHKRPHKVCMLLAVMELIELGVIATNRIEFNAALKDRFTHYFNQRRRDNDRDTPENPFYHLKSEGFWHLAYQSGVNPASVTGYSKKNVSHAFLDDALFTFMQSAITRNDLKDALNQNLSDLAFLYRQWLLDTGRSPETVDIYCQVIENDLPLWLQQQQLSDVPVVEIKSFREFHQLAMKINMAEPKQVKDSRTHGLFSEVVESYLGFLKDFTQVDLQQDINQIMDDPRLTPTEKEILVKTRMGQGTYRRQLIDLWHGCAVTGYCNTQMLVASHIKPWRASTPDEKLDKYNGLLLVANLDKAFDLGFISFDEKGRVMIASVLESPDVLGIEENMSVSLLPAHQNYLGYHRAELFKGR, translated from the coding sequence ATGACCCTCGAACATTACACCGATAAATTCAGCCGCCTGAATATGGACACCAAAGGCACTCATAAACGGCCGCACAAGGTGTGCATGTTGCTGGCGGTGATGGAGCTGATTGAACTCGGGGTGATTGCCACCAACCGGATTGAATTTAATGCTGCCTTGAAAGACCGTTTCACCCATTACTTTAACCAGCGACGGCGTGATAACGACAGAGATACCCCGGAAAACCCGTTTTATCATCTGAAAAGTGAGGGCTTCTGGCATCTGGCTTATCAGTCCGGTGTCAATCCGGCTTCGGTTACGGGCTATTCAAAGAAAAATGTTTCCCATGCCTTTCTTGATGATGCGCTGTTCACCTTCATGCAAAGCGCGATTACCCGTAACGATCTCAAAGATGCCTTGAATCAGAATCTGTCTGATCTGGCATTTCTATATCGCCAGTGGCTGCTGGATACCGGCCGCTCCCCGGAAACGGTAGACATTTATTGCCAGGTGATTGAAAACGACTTGCCGCTTTGGTTACAGCAACAGCAACTGAGCGATGTTCCGGTGGTGGAAATCAAATCCTTCCGGGAGTTTCATCAGCTGGCAATGAAAATCAATATGGCTGAACCAAAGCAGGTGAAAGACTCCCGTACACACGGGCTGTTTTCCGAAGTGGTCGAATCTTATCTTGGTTTCCTGAAAGATTTCACCCAGGTCGATCTGCAACAGGATATCAATCAGATTATGGATGACCCACGGCTGACGCCCACCGAAAAGGAAATCCTGGTCAAGACCCGGATGGGGCAGGGCACCTATCGCCGGCAGTTGATTGACTTATGGCACGGCTGCGCCGTGACCGGGTATTGCAATACACAAATGCTGGTGGCGTCGCATATCAAACCGTGGCGGGCATCAACACCGGATGAAAAGCTCGATAAATACAACGGCCTGCTGTTGGTGGCCAATCTGGATAAGGCGTTTGATCTGGGCTTCATCTCTTTTGACGAAAAAGGCCGGGTGATGATTGCCAGTGTTCTGGAATCCCCGGATGTGTTGGGTATTGAGGAAAATATGTCGGTGAGTTTACTCCCCGCGCACCAAAATTATCTCGGCTATCACCGGGCGGAATTGTTTAAGGGGCGTTAA
- a CDS encoding porin family protein, whose translation MMLIVMATSAQTNAQGNAIGAEVGLGSLKYDKASGDDSTDVSWTGSLYYERSLMPYLGISFGLHTGDGSSIKTSTIGSATKEDAKLDYTAASVSAVTYLNLFQNHRLYGSLGLNYNNVELTHDSSKLVDDDGFGYVIRAGWEYQISEPLSVNLGLQYLSMEDVDLTTTNFGVKMRF comes from the coding sequence ATGATGCTAATTGTGATGGCAACAAGTGCACAAACAAATGCCCAAGGCAATGCGATCGGTGCAGAAGTTGGACTGGGCTCGTTAAAATACGACAAAGCATCAGGTGATGATTCAACAGATGTATCCTGGACGGGCTCACTGTACTACGAAAGAAGCCTGATGCCCTATCTGGGGATCAGCTTCGGTTTACACACCGGGGACGGAAGCAGTATTAAAACTTCAACAATAGGCTCAGCAACGAAAGAAGATGCGAAGTTAGACTATACCGCAGCCTCTGTCAGTGCAGTCACTTACTTAAATCTGTTTCAGAATCACCGACTCTACGGCTCCCTTGGGCTGAACTACAACAACGTTGAACTTACGCATGATTCAAGCAAATTAGTGGATGATGATGGTTTCGGTTATGTCATTCGTGCCGGGTGGGAATACCAAATTTCAGAGCCGCTTTCAGTCAACCTCGGTCTACAGTACTTATCGATGGAAGACGTGGATCTGACAACCACCAACTTCGGCGTAAAGATGCGTTTCTGA
- a CDS encoding ATP-binding protein produces the protein MFRSFAGLWLLVFVPLFLLLYPFKYNPIHIFNETIEKKRYVHLYSGTFSLIEQQLSHIPQTKWQNQISILATHFGYALSLKSIDTLTLSENQKEALSRHDIVFINAEPEFLLKRIPHSQMVVSLDVDLTQEEDISRATSGAIFLLQQAFIKTPQAQWTKLIQQLTPRFNFNLRLVPAQSIQFSSKELRQWSEQRGIWRFNTEQQLVLYIRLPNKNTILVAESLPYSSISPTTVFILILIFVLFISVSMFFWIYPLWRALARFSHVATKFGTGQLSLRAPIPHISIVAKLSVVFNQMAQRIEDSVKGQRTLTNAIAHDFRQPLYRMKFAFEMLNDTSLSDHEHSRYRQSIENNMQELDHLIHQTLQLSRYSSNNEHIRFSEHPLDRFLRKECDQVSLEYPSLSVSLTVSPEMQSRLIRFDPTAMRRAVNNLISNACRYAQTTIEIKLYAVHKSSDLRIEVCDDGPGIPPKQHQTIFEPFRQLEDEQRDQHSGHGLGLAIVAQIARWHGGSAYATEAATGGARFVIQLPVQQKNCQDPS, from the coding sequence ATGTTCAGATCATTTGCCGGACTTTGGCTGTTGGTATTCGTTCCTTTGTTTCTACTCTTGTATCCGTTTAAGTACAACCCCATCCATATTTTTAATGAGACCATTGAGAAAAAACGATATGTTCACCTATACAGTGGCACTTTCTCTCTGATCGAACAACAACTCAGCCACATCCCTCAAACCAAATGGCAAAACCAGATCTCAATTCTCGCGACACACTTTGGTTATGCATTATCACTCAAGTCAATCGATACATTGACACTGTCAGAAAACCAAAAAGAAGCGTTGTCCCGCCACGACATTGTTTTCATCAACGCTGAACCTGAATTTTTGCTAAAGCGGATACCGCATAGCCAGATGGTGGTTTCCCTCGATGTCGATCTTACTCAGGAAGAAGACATCAGCAGAGCAACCTCCGGGGCGATTTTTTTGCTACAACAAGCATTCATCAAAACACCACAGGCTCAATGGACAAAACTCATTCAGCAGCTGACGCCCAGATTCAATTTCAATCTCAGATTAGTGCCAGCACAAAGTATTCAGTTCAGTTCAAAAGAGCTCCGACAATGGTCGGAGCAAAGAGGAATATGGCGGTTTAATACAGAACAACAACTTGTTTTGTATATCAGATTACCGAATAAAAATACGATTCTGGTGGCGGAATCACTCCCCTATTCATCTATTTCTCCAACAACCGTTTTTATTCTCATCCTGATTTTTGTGCTGTTTATCTCAGTGAGTATGTTTTTCTGGATCTACCCGTTATGGCGGGCTCTCGCCCGTTTCAGTCATGTCGCGACAAAGTTTGGTACCGGGCAATTATCCCTGCGGGCTCCGATTCCACACATTTCTATCGTGGCAAAGCTGAGTGTTGTATTCAACCAAATGGCACAGAGAATTGAGGATTCAGTAAAAGGGCAGCGAACACTAACCAATGCGATCGCCCATGATTTCCGCCAGCCACTTTACCGGATGAAATTTGCCTTTGAAATGCTCAACGACACTTCCCTCAGCGATCACGAGCACTCACGCTATCGTCAGAGCATTGAAAATAACATGCAGGAGCTTGATCATCTCATTCATCAGACACTACAACTCTCCCGCTATAGCAGCAACAATGAACACATCCGGTTTTCTGAACACCCTCTGGATCGGTTCCTCCGGAAAGAATGTGATCAGGTATCACTGGAGTATCCCTCTTTGTCTGTCTCACTAACGGTCTCTCCGGAGATGCAGTCCAGGTTGATCCGTTTTGATCCCACAGCAATGCGCCGGGCTGTAAACAACCTGATAAGTAATGCCTGTCGTTACGCTCAGACAACGATTGAAATCAAGCTTTATGCCGTCCATAAATCATCAGACCTGAGGATTGAAGTGTGTGATGACGGCCCGGGAATTCCTCCAAAGCAGCACCAAACTATTTTTGAACCATTCAGGCAGCTGGAAGATGAACAACGAGACCAACATTCAGGCCACGGGCTTGGACTGGCGATTGTTGCACAAATAGCCCGCTGGCATGGCGGAAGCGCTTATGCCACCGAAGCCGCTACCGGTGGTGCCCGGTTTGTCATACAGTTACCCGTTCAACAGAAAAACTGCCAGGATCCCTCATAA
- a CDS encoding response regulator transcription factor, protein MEPDTLNDDVNQKHIMLVEDDTELAALMQEYFTHNHFRVSIVQNGLDAVDAIFTNAPDLVILDIMLPGQSGLEVCKQIRQQYQGIILMQTALDDDVDQIMGLESGADDYIVKQVNPRLLLSRIHSLFRRVQRQTVPSIAKNAHNTATRMIHCGPLHISQTNRSVTLNGVFVELTTTEFDLLLLLAATPGHVVSRDDIVQQLRGFEYDGLDRSIDRQISRLRKKLSVHSTESELIKTIRGKGYQLCF, encoded by the coding sequence ATGGAACCGGATACATTGAACGACGACGTCAATCAAAAACATATCATGCTGGTTGAAGACGATACTGAACTTGCAGCACTGATGCAGGAGTACTTTACTCACAATCACTTCCGGGTCTCTATTGTACAAAATGGACTGGATGCAGTGGACGCGATTTTTACCAACGCCCCTGATCTGGTCATTCTGGATATCATGTTACCGGGACAAAGTGGCTTAGAAGTCTGTAAACAGATCCGACAGCAGTACCAGGGCATTATTCTGATGCAAACAGCCTTAGATGATGATGTCGACCAAATCATGGGGCTGGAATCCGGGGCAGATGACTATATTGTCAAACAAGTGAATCCACGTTTATTACTGTCTCGCATTCACTCTTTATTCCGGCGCGTTCAACGACAAACAGTCCCATCCATTGCTAAAAATGCACACAACACAGCCACACGCATGATCCATTGTGGCCCACTTCATATCAGCCAGACTAACCGGAGCGTCACGCTCAATGGCGTATTCGTCGAACTGACCACCACTGAATTTGACTTACTGTTACTGTTGGCAGCAACCCCCGGCCATGTTGTAAGCCGGGATGATATCGTTCAGCAATTAAGAGGTTTTGAATATGACGGCCTTGACCGCTCGATTGACAGGCAAATATCCAGACTGAGAAAGAAATTATCTGTGCACTCAACGGAATCAGAATTAATTAAAACCATCCGGGGCAAAGGATACCAGCTTTGTTTTTAG
- the kduD gene encoding 2-dehydro-3-deoxy-D-gluconate 5-dehydrogenase KduD, whose translation MVLESFNLEGKVALVTGCNSGLGQMIAIALAQAGCDVVGVNRSTRGDTASHIEALGRKYYPVTADLSHSSVVPQAFEQAVQAAGQIDILVNNAGIIRRNEAINFTEQDWDDVMNTNIKTVFFLCQQAAKHFMAHGQGGKIINIASMLSFQGGIHVPSYTASKSGIYGLTKALANEWAAQGINVNAIAPGYMATDNTAPLRADKVRNKEILDRIPAERWGAPADLAGPVVFLASPAADYIHGYTVAVDGGWLAR comes from the coding sequence ATGGTTTTAGAAAGTTTTAATCTGGAAGGAAAAGTTGCCCTGGTCACCGGGTGTAACAGCGGTTTAGGCCAAATGATCGCAATCGCACTTGCGCAGGCCGGTTGTGATGTTGTCGGCGTCAACCGCAGCACCCGGGGTGATACCGCATCACACATAGAAGCACTCGGCCGCAAATATTACCCGGTCACCGCCGATTTAAGTCACAGCAGCGTTGTTCCCCAGGCTTTTGAACAGGCAGTTCAGGCAGCGGGGCAGATTGATATTCTGGTCAACAATGCCGGTATTATCCGCCGCAATGAAGCGATTAATTTCACCGAACAGGACTGGGATGACGTGATGAACACCAACATTAAGACGGTGTTTTTCCTGTGCCAGCAGGCAGCTAAACATTTCATGGCGCACGGTCAGGGCGGAAAAATCATCAATATTGCCTCAATGCTCTCTTTTCAGGGTGGCATTCATGTACCTTCTTACACCGCCTCTAAAAGCGGCATTTATGGTCTCACCAAAGCCCTTGCCAATGAATGGGCAGCACAGGGGATTAACGTGAATGCGATTGCACCGGGATACATGGCAACCGATAACACCGCCCCGCTCCGCGCCGATAAAGTCCGTAATAAAGAAATTCTGGACCGGATTCCGGCAGAGCGCTGGGGGGCTCCGGCTGATCTGGCCGGGCCGGTCGTTTTTCTGGCATCACCGGCTGCTGATTATATTCATGGTTATACCGTGGCAGTTGATGGTGGCTGGCTGGCGCGGTAG
- a CDS encoding alpha/beta hydrolase-fold protein, whose product MKIIPIMMSGLFLCSSVTEVYALPEDFPAQLPADIPATSYITGVNDNHSVTFRLFAPQAKEVKVFTGATAESIRSHTMIKKPGGVWEFTTPVLAPNLYEYFFSVDGFRTIDTGSPMAKPQRQVNTSLVLVPGSILDTRAVPHGDLNMLTYHSQVLNTERSVYVWAPPGYEAMKQALPVLYYYHGFGDTILSAIEQGRIPQIMDNLYAEKKVKPMLVVIPDTEALVPETFIASERGKVFHPQNAVVEDQELMQDIIPLIAKRYHVRDDAKGRAIAGLSQGGYQALVSGIGHLEKFAWIGTFSGVTTTRSPNKAVAARFEHPEQMNHQLQNFTIAVGENDSVTGNDIRGLVSKLKQKGIHYRYQMYPGLGHEMDVWRPAYIEFVQHIF is encoded by the coding sequence ATGAAAATAATACCTATCATGATGTCCGGATTGTTTTTATGTTCATCTGTGACAGAAGTGTATGCATTACCGGAAGACTTTCCGGCGCAGTTGCCTGCGGATATTCCGGCAACATCCTATATTACCGGTGTGAATGATAACCACAGTGTCACTTTTCGTTTATTTGCGCCTCAGGCAAAAGAAGTCAAAGTATTTACCGGCGCAACAGCAGAAAGTATCCGCTCACATACCATGATTAAAAAACCGGGGGGTGTCTGGGAATTTACCACACCGGTATTAGCGCCGAATTTATATGAGTATTTCTTTAGTGTTGACGGGTTCAGGACGATAGATACCGGCTCGCCGATGGCAAAACCACAGCGTCAGGTGAATACCAGCCTGGTGCTGGTGCCTGGTAGTATTCTGGATACGCGCGCTGTGCCGCATGGTGATCTCAACATGCTGACTTATCATTCGCAGGTGTTGAATACCGAAAGAAGTGTGTATGTCTGGGCACCGCCGGGCTATGAGGCGATGAAGCAGGCATTACCGGTACTTTATTATTATCATGGTTTCGGCGACACCATTCTCTCGGCAATTGAACAGGGACGGATTCCGCAGATTATGGATAACCTGTATGCGGAAAAGAAAGTGAAGCCGATGCTGGTCGTGATTCCTGATACGGAAGCGCTGGTGCCGGAGACTTTTATTGCCAGTGAAAGGGGAAAAGTATTCCATCCTCAGAATGCGGTGGTTGAAGATCAGGAACTGATGCAGGATATCATACCGCTGATCGCAAAACGCTATCACGTCCGTGATGATGCAAAAGGACGGGCGATTGCCGGATTGTCGCAGGGCGGTTATCAGGCGCTGGTGTCCGGTATCGGTCATCTGGAAAAGTTTGCCTGGATAGGAACCTTCAGTGGTGTGACGACAACCCGCTCACCGAACAAAGCGGTTGCAGCCCGGTTTGAACATCCGGAACAAATGAATCATCAGCTGCAAAACTTCACCATTGCTGTCGGGGAAAACGACAGTGTGACCGGCAATGATATCCGCGGGCTGGTCAGTAAGCTGAAACAGAAGGGGATTCACTATCGTTACCAGATGTATCCCGGTCTGGGGCATGAAATGGATGTCTGGCGCCCGGCTTATATTGAATTTGTGCAACACATTTTTTAG
- a CDS encoding nitrilase-related carbon-nitrogen hydrolase — MNIKVKSAFILSSVLLSAPGYTAPEHPFLAASVEFNPVFHERDKNIKKLSADIERALKHGAKLVVAPEMATTGYLYETRREIKPFVDTIPGVTSKALTKLAKKYDAYIVVGMPEKDPETNIYYNASILVGPEGLVGKYRKTHLWESEEHWSAWGDSGIPVYETALGHIAINICMDSGYFESARIAALEGADIIAFPTNSSIQAIYYNQAHAMHNGVYIVEANRNNTEKDYHMVGMSAIWDPDGNKLAETPFTAKKDKTPKETRIIYAKIDPAKYKIRQERLAGRHPELYQPLLLRVAPWDTTVDKTERHVSGAAIQYQPVIGDKKANLKAVSALVNKLDHVQLAVLPEYSLTGETQTMTRQQAMAWAEPLDGPAFRQMSRLAKAKGLNLVYSLIEKDHGDLFVTAVVLDKQGHRLGTYRKTHLNAAEKQWAKPGEQVNTVDIPGVGKLGMMLGEDVLYPEVAGILEEQRADIIVIPSSWAGEYGGYVQVNQKAIANPYPAHAMVLWDAVAFSAQAYTIVANFVGTANHYKGESALYTLDPLYGLDQAKVASSTATEAFPVAFTTKHSEWSLNQYDMESSRRPYFYKPLIMKH; from the coding sequence ATGAATATAAAAGTGAAGTCAGCTTTTATTCTCTCCTCTGTCCTTCTTTCTGCGCCGGGTTATACGGCGCCGGAACATCCGTTTCTTGCCGCCTCTGTCGAGTTTAACCCTGTCTTCCATGAGCGGGATAAAAATATTAAAAAACTGAGTGCAGATATTGAAAGAGCACTGAAGCACGGCGCGAAGCTGGTGGTAGCGCCGGAAATGGCCACAACCGGTTACCTGTATGAAACCCGCAGGGAGATTAAACCATTTGTGGATACGATTCCCGGTGTGACTTCAAAGGCACTGACAAAGTTAGCAAAAAAATACGACGCATATATCGTGGTTGGCATGCCGGAAAAAGATCCGGAAACCAATATCTATTACAACGCCTCGATTCTGGTCGGACCGGAAGGGCTGGTCGGAAAATACCGCAAAACCCACCTGTGGGAGTCGGAAGAGCACTGGTCTGCATGGGGCGATTCAGGGATTCCGGTTTATGAAACGGCGCTGGGTCATATTGCCATCAACATCTGTATGGATTCCGGCTATTTTGAAAGCGCCCGGATTGCTGCTCTGGAAGGCGCGGATATCATTGCTTTTCCGACAAACTCATCGATACAGGCAATTTATTACAACCAGGCCCATGCGATGCACAATGGGGTGTACATTGTGGAAGCGAACCGCAATAACACCGAAAAAGACTATCACATGGTTGGAATGAGTGCGATTTGGGACCCGGATGGCAACAAACTGGCTGAAACGCCATTTACGGCCAAAAAAGACAAGACGCCAAAAGAGACCCGGATTATTTATGCGAAAATCGACCCTGCCAAATACAAAATCCGTCAGGAGCGGCTGGCCGGCAGACATCCGGAACTCTATCAGCCGTTATTACTGCGGGTTGCCCCCTGGGACACCACCGTGGATAAAACTGAACGGCATGTGTCTGGAGCGGCAATTCAGTATCAGCCGGTGATTGGTGATAAAAAGGCCAATCTGAAAGCTGTGAGCGCACTGGTGAATAAGCTTGACCATGTTCAGCTGGCGGTATTACCGGAATACAGCCTGACCGGGGAAACCCAAACCATGACCCGCCAGCAGGCGATGGCATGGGCAGAGCCGCTTGATGGCCCGGCATTCAGACAGATGAGCCGGCTGGCAAAGGCGAAGGGGCTGAATCTGGTGTATTCGCTGATTGAAAAAGATCATGGTGATCTGTTTGTCACTGCGGTGGTGCTGGATAAGCAGGGCCACCGGCTGGGCACTTACCGTAAAACCCATTTGAATGCGGCAGAAAAACAGTGGGCAAAACCCGGCGAACAGGTGAATACGGTTGATATTCCCGGTGTCGGGAAGCTGGGCATGATGCTGGGTGAAGATGTGCTCTATCCTGAAGTGGCCGGGATACTTGAAGAGCAGCGGGCCGATATTATTGTGATTCCATCGTCATGGGCCGGTGAATATGGCGGCTATGTTCAGGTCAACCAGAAAGCAATTGCCAATCCTTATCCGGCGCACGCGATGGTGTTATGGGATGCAGTGGCTTTCTCGGCGCAGGCATATACGATTGTGGCGAACTTTGTCGGCACGGCCAATCATTATAAAGGAGAAAGTGCCTTGTACACCCTCGACCCGCTGTACGGGTTAGATCAGGCCAAAGTTGCTTCATCAACTGCGACGGAAGCTTTTCCGGTCGCCTTCACCACCAAACACAGTGAATGGTCGCTGAATCAGTATGATATGGAATCTTCCCGGCGGCCTTATTTTTATAAACCGCTGATCATGAAACACTGA
- a CDS encoding sigma-70 family RNA polymerase sigma factor, whose protein sequence is MVTQSHSSVVPCLSRTWHLSESVLYHWLLKQCGDQDLAFDLLQETFLRALKQDKAFCSIQNQQAWLFRVARNLLTDEQRKNIRFTPDAESTFNTLEDIAEELPPVDSLAQCLPKALGKMSPADRAVIEACDLQGMSQQHYAASHDLTLPAVKSRIQRARLRLKEILKNQCRIRFDENQKVCCFFPEES, encoded by the coding sequence ATGGTTACGCAATCTCATTCATCGGTTGTGCCCTGTTTATCCCGGACATGGCACTTATCTGAATCGGTGTTGTATCACTGGTTACTCAAACAGTGTGGGGATCAGGATTTAGCTTTTGACCTGTTGCAGGAAACTTTTCTGCGGGCTTTAAAACAGGACAAAGCGTTCTGTTCGATTCAAAATCAGCAAGCCTGGCTGTTCCGGGTAGCCCGCAATCTGCTGACCGATGAGCAGCGCAAAAATATCAGATTTACCCCGGATGCAGAAAGCACATTCAATACGCTGGAGGATATCGCAGAAGAACTGCCTCCGGTCGACAGTCTGGCGCAGTGTCTGCCCAAAGCGCTGGGCAAAATGAGCCCGGCAGATCGCGCTGTGATTGAAGCCTGTGATTTGCAGGGCATGAGCCAGCAACATTACGCCGCATCTCACGATTTAACCCTGCCAGCCGTAAAGTCGCGTATTCAGCGCGCCCGCCTGCGGCTGAAAGAGATTCTCAAAAACCAGTGCCGGATTCGCTTCGATGAAAACCAGAAAGTGTGCTGTTTTTTCCCTGAAGAAAGCTGA
- a CDS encoding permease gives MFSVFTRLAGWLTFQIFSLTPGTKVADAIHFFIEDTSKIMVLLVIMIYVIALFRASLNVERVRDYLAGKKRLFGYVTGSFFGTVTPFCSCSSIPVFLGFTSAGIPLGITMAFLITSPLINEIAVLLLFSLLGWKFTALYIVTGMTIGIVSGWFLDAIGAERWLQPLAAKVMLNGQSHGPDSRQSSPAVVSAASQGPVTFAARHQFAKQEMLTIVGRVWKWVLIGVGIGSGLHGFVPDGWIEAHLGAGQWWSVPASVLVGIPLYSNATGVIPVMESLLRNGLPVGTTLAFCMSTVAASVPEFVMLKQVMQWRLLALLFAILLAAFTVIGWMFNLFAW, from the coding sequence ATGTTTAGTGTGTTTACCCGGCTGGCTGGCTGGCTGACTTTTCAGATTTTTTCATTGACTCCCGGCACCAAAGTCGCGGATGCGATCCATTTCTTTATTGAAGATACCAGCAAGATCATGGTGTTGCTGGTGATCATGATTTACGTCATCGCCCTGTTTCGGGCCTCGCTCAATGTGGAGCGGGTGCGGGATTATCTGGCCGGTAAAAAACGGCTGTTCGGTTATGTCACCGGCAGCTTTTTCGGCACGGTGACGCCATTTTGTTCCTGTTCCAGCATTCCTGTTTTTCTTGGTTTCACCTCTGCCGGGATTCCGCTCGGGATCACTATGGCCTTTTTGATTACTTCACCGCTGATTAATGAAATTGCAGTGTTACTGCTGTTCAGCTTACTGGGCTGGAAGTTTACGGCTTTATATATTGTAACCGGCATGACGATTGGCATAGTAAGCGGCTGGTTTTTAGATGCGATTGGGGCAGAGCGCTGGCTGCAGCCGCTGGCTGCGAAGGTGATGCTCAACGGGCAAAGTCACGGTCCTGACAGCAGGCAAAGCAGCCCGGCAGTTGTGAGCGCTGCGTCTCAAGGTCCGGTGACATTTGCGGCGCGTCACCAGTTTGCGAAACAGGAAATGCTGACCATTGTTGGCCGGGTATGGAAATGGGTGTTGATTGGTGTCGGCATTGGTTCCGGGCTGCATGGTTTTGTGCCGGATGGCTGGATTGAAGCCCATCTGGGCGCGGGTCAGTGGTGGTCCGTCCCGGCTTCAGTGCTGGTTGGTATTCCGCTGTATTCCAATGCCACCGGTGTGATTCCGGTGATGGAAAGCTTACTGAGAAATGGTTTGCCGGTCGGCACAACGTTAGCCTTTTGCATGAGTACCGTGGCGGCCAGCGTGCCTGAATTCGTGATGTTGAAGCAGGTGATGCAGTGGCGGTTACTGGCGCTGTTGTTTGCCATCTTACTGGCGGCATTTACTGTGATTGGCTGGATGTTTAACTTGTTTGCCTGGTAG
- a CDS encoding thioredoxin family protein: protein MMKVVKVLGSGCANCVNTARLIEQVAQAQGVDVTVEKVTDMEAIMSYGVMSTPGVVMDEKVVHSGGIPRAEEIALWLKSE, encoded by the coding sequence ATGATGAAAGTAGTGAAAGTGTTAGGTTCAGGGTGTGCAAATTGTGTCAATACAGCCAGGCTGATTGAACAGGTTGCGCAGGCACAGGGTGTTGATGTGACGGTTGAGAAGGTCACTGATATGGAAGCCATCATGAGTTACGGTGTGATGTCGACACCTGGTGTCGTGATGGATGAGAAGGTGGTGCACTCCGGCGGTATTCCGCGGGCTGAGGAGATTGCTTTATGGCTGAAAAGTGAATAA